The Kogia breviceps isolate mKogBre1 chromosome 4, mKogBre1 haplotype 1, whole genome shotgun sequence genome window below encodes:
- the GPX3 gene encoding glutathione peroxidase 3, which yields MARLFRASCLLSLLLAGFVPPSRGQKSKMDCHAGVSNTIYEYGALAIDGEEYIPFKQYAGKYILFVNVASFUGLTSQYVELNALQEELAPFGLVILGFPCNQFGKQEPGENSEILATLKYVRPGGGFVPNFQLFEKGDVNGEKEQKFYTFLKNSCPPTSELLGSPGRLFWDPMKVHDIRWNFEKFLVGPDGVPIMRWHHRTTVNTVKMDILTYMRRQAALVAKGK from the exons ATGGCTCGGCTCTTCCGGGCATCCTGCCTTCTCTCCCTGCTCCTGGCCGGCTTTGTTCCGCCGAGCCGAGGACAGAAGTCGAAG ATGGACTGCCATGCCGGTGTGAGCAATACCATCTACGAGTATGGAGCCCTCGCCATTGACGGGGAGGAGTACATCCCCTTTAAGCAGTACGCTGGCAAATACATCCTCTTTGTCAACGTGGCCAGCTTCTGAGGCCTGACGAGCCAGTACGTTG AACTGAATGCACTACAGGAAGAACTTGCACCATTTGGTCTGGTCATTCTGGGCTTCCCCTGCAACCAATTCGGAAAACAGGAACCAGGAGAAAACTCGGAGATCCTAGCCACTCTCAA GTATGTCCGACCAGGTGGGGGCTTCGTCCCCAATTTCCAGCTCTTTGAGAAAGGGGATGTGAACGGGGAGAAAGAACAGAAGTTCTACACATTCCTGAAG AATTCCTGTCCTCCTACCTCGGAGCTCCTGGGCTCACCGGGCCGCCTCTTCTGGGATCCCATGAAGGTCCATGACATCCGCTGGAACTTTGAGAAGTTCCTGGTGGGGCCAGATGGTGTTCCCATCATGCGCTGGCACCACCGCACCACGGTCAACACTGTCAAGATGGACATCCTGACCTACATGCGGCGCCAGGCTGCCCTGGTGGCCAAGGGGAAGTAA